In Amphiprion ocellaris isolate individual 3 ecotype Okinawa chromosome 2, ASM2253959v1, whole genome shotgun sequence, the genomic stretch GTGCATCTGCAGCtacacatgtaaataaaaagaaaaagatgttaACTCAGTACATTTTTATCACACCTACAGTTAATGTTTCTGAAGTATTTACCCAGATTTATGTTTACGCTGAGTAGAGGTCACTGTGGTATAGTTTTAGGAATATTCTTTAAcacaaatagaaataataaaacaaactgcagccacaGAATAAACACGAGTCTTcaaatgtcagtaaaatgttCGGTTTTCCCGCTAATGTCGGTTCTGGTAGTCCGTGTTTGGTTCTATGTTGGTTCTGAGGGTCTGCATTTGGTTCCATGTTGGTTCTGAGGGTCTGTGTTTGGTTCTATGTTTGGTTTTGacagtctgtgtgtttctgtgggtCTGTATTTGGTTCTGTGTTGGTTCTGGGGGTCCATGTTTGGTTCTGGAGGTCTGTATTTGGTTCTGTGTTGGTTCTGGGGGTCCATGTTTGGTTCTGGAGGTCTGTATTTGGTTCTGTGTTGGTTCTGGGGGTCCATGTTTGGTTCTGGAGGTCTGTATTTGGTTCTGTGTTGGTTCTGGGGGTCCATGTTTGGTTCTAGAGGTCTGTGTTTGGGTCTATGCTGATTCTGAGGGTCTGTGTTTGGTTTGAGGGTCTGtgtttggttctgtgtttgctGCTGGGGGTCCATGTTTGGTTCTGGAGGTCTGTATTTGGTTCTATGTTGGTTCTGAGGGTCTATGTTTGGTTCTATGTTGGTTCTGACTGTCTGTGTTTGGTTCTATGTTGGTTCTAAGGGTCTGTGTTTGGTTCTACGTTGGTTCTGACTGTCTGTGTTTGGTTCTGAGGTTCTGTGTTTGGATCAGAACCGGTAGACGAGCTGGTCATTGAACCTGAACGGTTTTGTTTCATTGATACACAGCAGGTCCTTCATGCGTCGGGCTCGTCGCTCCTCCAGAACCAGCCTCCTGGACCGTTCTCGGGCCGCCTGCTGCTCGGCTCGCTTTTCCACCCGTTTCCTCCTTAACCAGCTGGAGATGGAACACCAGAAAAAATACCAGGAGGTAAGTCAGTGTGAGGAGAATCAGTCAAACAATGTATATTTCCAGGATTGTTTCTGGACATGTTGACATCCACTGAGgagcctgtttttaaaaattaaaattaaaattttctaaaatcttattttaaatgtaacttctgtgagtttcttttttattattattatttttttggcctttatggctttttttttttaatttgatagatcagtgaagacagacaggaaagtagggagaagaatgggggaaagacatgcagcaaacgGCCATGAGTGGGAATTGAACCCAGGCCTCTGCATCGGGAGCTATAGTCCCTGTTTgtgggtcgcctgctcaaccaATTGAACTATACGGGCGCCCTTTCTATGAGTTTCTGATCTGTTGGATGGTGTTAACAAGGTTTATTACAGCTGATTATTACAAACTACACACAACCACTCTAgtatttcttgtcttttgtttgtttttttgtttgtttgttaaattCTCATAACAACAATAATTCCAAGACTGACCCCTCTATTCTTACTGGCAGTTTACTTAGTCTCAAACCAAAACTTTGTCTGAAaccaggggggaaaaaagtagtttttttatgtacaataactttagtatatttaataaAGCCATGTAAAATTGTACTTTCATGCtaagaatattttcagagttacaggtccttttttccccatcatttctgagcctttCTGAGATAGACACATGACAATTTCAGGGCtggaaaacacatctgagttctgttaaattggtaccctggatgtgtttctagTTTCTGATAATTCATCACAGAAAACCTGTgcaaaaagtgcattctggggaAACTTTCTGACCAgcactaccacagtgaatgcataatcCTGACAGTGTAGCACAGATTTAGATATGTGGCGATATGAGgctggagaaaactttaaaaagtgcattctgggtaaacttccGAGAGCTCATATCAGCGTGTgcgataggtggttggtcagaacaagttctagacaatgaaaggatcatttttatttacatttggtACCAGAATCCTCTTCTAGACATGATTCCTTCTGTGCCAAATCAACTTTCTACTATAGTCATCttttaaaatatgcaatataTTCTGTTTACTAGTGTTAAAATATGAGCatattaaaatgttgctttgatACAGAGGGAATCATAGGTAGAAGATGATCACAGATCAGAAGTCAAAAGTGTTTTTCAGCCCTGAAaatatcatatttcaagttatGAGgctctgaagtgatggaaaaaGAACGCAAATTAAAAAGCGCAAAATTTCCCCCCACCCCAATGTAAAAGGGCCTTGGACAGTGTTCACagtatgaaaaaaaatttttgcatggcttcattagATACACTAAAGTTAATGTCGATAAAacatcagctgattctgaggaggtcagatAGGAGAGTCTCaatgatttttcatggaatgaTCCAACACTGCAGCTGCTATGATTGTTATGTCATGTAAAGACTAAAAGGTGTATAGCTGAGCTCACAGTTTGAAGGCACGTTCACACTCCTCTCGGCTCCGTAGAAGGTAACTACTGTCCTCCTCCAGCCTCTTCAGCTCCACCAGCTGCTtctccttctgctgctgctcctgtttCCTCTGAAGCCACGACCTGAAGGCGTCCTCCGGGTCACTGGAGTCTTTCTGTGAAGGAAGCACGAAACAGTGGGGGTTTATAAAGATGGAGTGTTTATCCTCATATTCCAGGAATCACTGGTCAGTGCGCCTCCTAGTAGTCGACCGTGGAGGTCATCCTCTCTATCTTCTGGGCTCGGTggatcctcctctcctcctgcagctgctccCTCTTCCTCATCAGCCAGGCTTTGAAGGCCAGCTCATTCTCCTGCCTCTTTAGCTCCTCTTCCTCACGCTTCCTCTGCTCCGCCTGGAGACGAGAAGAAGTAGAATAAGcggaaaaataaacatggagCTTTGAATCATTTTAGCGTCTTTCTTACCTCTCTGGCCaccttctccctcctctcctggaCCTTCTGCAGCAGCTCCTTCTGCTCGGCCGACAGGGTATAGGTGGCCTGGCAGGGGGCTCCGGTGGCCGACTGGACCCGCCGCCGGCTGCTCCTATTCTGTCCGCCTCTTTGGCCGTGGCAGGCCGAGCTGGGTCTGCTCCGGGGCTGGGCTGGAGGTCTGGGGGCTCGGAGGTGGTCGATGCTCTGACGGagagaggaggacgaggaggtgTGGATCTTCTGCTGGGAGGAGTGTGAATAGTCACTGAAGTTAGTTATGGGAGGAAGGAGGCCTTGACTCTCCACCTCCTTCAGGCTGACC encodes the following:
- the ccdc181 gene encoding coiled-coil domain-containing protein 181; this encodes MSEASGTKSQEEYEDDFEKDLDWLISEEGHSEEQGPDYEDIEAEIDKELEEDEKLKGVKRKQKRGNKSEQLEEDEERWPSPMEPLEFDSDRDSPSKSPPIIPPPPGMDEQTDEEKKYILEKIQQANRELQDQEAPDMTRRRRLHFKETLVDLVVLPEKDGKEAEGGKTRAEAESEVSGKFSELKLSPRDETRNNDGGQEFKEGRVLVEKDGKFDLVSLKEVESQGLLPPITNFSDYSHSSQQKIHTSSSSSLRQSIDHLRAPRPPAQPRSRPSSACHGQRGGQNRSSRRRVQSATGAPCQATYTLSAEQKELLQKVQERREKVAREAEQRKREEEELKRQENELAFKAWLMRKREQLQEERRIHRAQKIERMTSTKDSSDPEDAFRSWLQRKQEQQQKEKQLVELKRLEEDSSYLLRSREECERAFKLWLRRKRVEKRAEQQAARERSRRLVLEERRARRMKDLLCINETKPFRFNDQLVYRF